The segment GCTCATTTGCCATGACCAAAGCCGTCCGGTGAGCGGGTGATTCGGCTGCTCCTGCTACTTTTATGAGCAGCTGCTCTGCCTGTAAATCAGGTTTGAAGATATCAAATCCATATAAATCATTAACAGTCAGTTCTTTGGTGATTAATAAATCTAGACTGATGCCAAAGTGTCGGGCAATCTGCACTAGGGTATCGATTTTGGGTTCAGAGCGTCCTTCTTCGTACGCGCCCACGCTAGGACGCGCTAAGTCAAAGAGTTGCGCAAAGGCAGCTTGGCTCAAATTCTTGACCGTCCTGATCTTCTTTATGTTCTTCCCAATGCTCGACATAAAAATATTTTAAAAATAAATGTGCTACAATTTTGAGCTTATCTATTTTTTATAGTATAATTGCTCTCGAAATCAGGACAAGATAAGGAGTTATTTTGGTAATTGCTACAAGCATGAGCAGCAGCTTAGCTTACCTTTCTAATATCTGATTTTGAAAATATAAAAGAACCATAAGGGGAAAGGTCAGAGTTATGAGCAACTGCCCTGCTAGGGGAAGGCAACTCTCTTGATTGCGATAGCCCTTCAGGAAAGAGGTAAAAAGGAACTGGAAGCATCTGATAAAGGCACAAACCATATAAAAAGACGACCCATGAGAACAGAAAGCACCCGGATTAGTTTGATGACCCTTTTGATCACTTATATAGTGGTGAAGGTGGTGCATCTTTTGACCGGATTCAACTATAATCCCTTTGAGGAAGGGTTGCTTACCATAAAGTTTGTGTTGGATGTGGTGTCCTGGGTAATGGTGTATGGCTTGGTATATTTTATAGTGAAAAAGGTTCGGGAGCCAAAGTTGGGTTGAGGAAGCTGGTGGGTATCTATCCTATAAATGTAAAATTGAATAAGAGATGAAACAGAACTACTTTCTGCAAGTGAAAAACTACCTGGTAGAACTGGAGTACCGCATCACCCACGAAGATCCCCAGGATTGTGTGTTTGTGGTAGAGAAGGAGAGCCTAGGTATCAAGAACCTGGTTATTGGGTGTACAGATCCGCTCCTGATCATGGAGCAGTACATCATGGAACTGCCCGCTGTTTCTGCGGCCGTTTACCAAAACCTGCTCCAAAAGAACCGCGACATTATTCACGGGGCCTTTGTGCTGGATGAATCAGGAAGGCGGCTTATCTTCCGGGATACCCTGCAAATGAGCAAACTGGACCTGCATGAACTGGAGGCTTCTCTTAACTCGCTGGCGCTTTTACTAAGCGAGTACAGAGAGCAACTTATCCATTTCTCTAAAAACTAAACCAGCCGAGATGAACATTCTGCAACGCATTTTCAACCTAGGACAGGCTAGGGTGCACCCTTCGGTGGAACAACTAAACGAGCCCATCCGGAGAACTGAAAAAGAAATCCAGGAACTGCAGGTTGAACTGGAGAAAAGTAAGCTTGCCTTAAAGGAGGCAAAGGCCAGATTGATCCGGTCCCAGAAAGGCCTCAACAGACAAGCTGATCCCGAAGAGCAATTAGTGGCAGCCCCTTCAGTGGCCCAATTGGAGCAAAACATAGAGTCGCTAAAGACTACCATCAAGCAATGGGAAATGCAAGTGCGTGTCCTTC is part of the Rufibacter tibetensis genome and harbors:
- a CDS encoding YbjN domain-containing protein, with amino-acid sequence MKQNYFLQVKNYLVELEYRITHEDPQDCVFVVEKESLGIKNLVIGCTDPLLIMEQYIMELPAVSAAVYQNLLQKNRDIIHGAFVLDESGRRLIFRDTLQMSKLDLHELEASLNSLALLLSEYREQLIHFSKN
- a CDS encoding PspA/IM30 family protein; this encodes MNILQRIFNLGQARVHPSVEQLNEPIRRTEKEIQELQVELEKSKLALKEAKARLIRSQKGLNRQADPEEQLVAAPSVAQLEQNIESLKTTIKQWEMQVRVLRSRVMVKSTTKTIDQQMSQINPEGSVVLLEHLKEKEAATGHPMASRDFVGNQSQRRAEENKKACTAQNFAQKADVLNKQFNFPSSGLPFGGFKEQP